A section of the Gasterosteus aculeatus chromosome 10, fGasAcu3.hap1.1, whole genome shotgun sequence genome encodes:
- the LOC144383560 gene encoding uncharacterized protein LOC144383560, with protein sequence MSSVENLREFVNERLSAAAEEIFGVFKRTVVEYQEEIDRQRRLLDVFWKPEVRLHRIELPQSRVCKEEELLSDQQLCLQERKPSLDQEDPDPPEIKEEQEELCTSPEGEQLEPKQEAFTLTPTCEERGHGEDQLLDSCTDEAESVVQETSLEYISVESTAVVELNNDHQLLSHNPHESDDRDQKGVKLSLTSNKEPAPPSEKLFLCRDCGKYFQNRNLLLAHKRRSHSVDEPYVCNTCGKIFVYKLAFETHERLHSDEKGFSCKTCGKEFKCRRDLKVHLKLCIWKMLYSCTTCGKTFTDTSNLKCHLRVHSGEKPYSCITCGKTFADPSALNRHIRIHTGERPYSCIICGKTFNHPSVLKRHIPIHTGERPHYCSTCGKTFAQPSKLKSHILIHSGERPYSCITCGKTFTQSSRLKRHIIIHTGERPYSCITCGKTFTETSHLKRHVRIHTGEKPHS encoded by the exons atgtcttcagttgagaatttgagagagtttgtcaacgagcgactatctgctgctgctgaagaaatattcggagtttttaaaagaaccgtcgtcgagtaccaggaggagatcgaccggcagcgcagactgttggatgttttttgGAAACCCGAAGTGAGGTTACACAGGATAG agctcccacagtcacgtgtctgtaaggaggaggagcttctctctgaccagcagctctgtctccaggagaggaagcccagtctggaccaagaggacccagatcctccagagattaaagaggaacaggaggaactctgcaccagtccagagggagagcagcttgaaccgaagcaggaggcctttacgttgactcctacttgtgaggaaagaggccacggtgaagatcaacttctggactcgtgtactgatgaagctgagagtgtggtacaggaaacatctctagaatacatttcagttgaaagcaccgctgtagttgaactaaacaatgaccaccagcttctctctcacaatcCTCATGAATCTGATGACCGAGATCAGAAAGGagtaaaacttagtttaacatcaaacaaGGAACCAGCTCCTCCGAGTGAGAAGCTGTTTTTGTGCAGAGATTGTGGGAAATACTTTCAAAATAGAAATCTCTTGTTGGCCCACAAGAGAAGATCCCACAGTGTTGATGaaccatatgtatgcaacacGTGTGGGAAAATATTTGTTTATAAATTAGCATTTGAAACTCATGAAAGACTCCATAGTGATGAGAAAGGATTTTCTTGCAAAACATGTGGAAAAGAATTCAAATGTAGGAGGGACTTAAAAGTCCACTTGAAACTTTGCATTTGGAAAATGCTGTattcctgcaccacctgtgggaaaacattcactgacACATCGAATTTGAAATGTCATTTAAGAGttcatagtggggagaagccatattcttgcatcacatgtgggaaaacattcgcTGACCCATCAGCATTGAACCGTCATATACGAATACACACAGGGGAAAGGCCGTATTCTTGCATcatctgtgggaaaacattcaatcaCCCATCAGTATTGAAGCGTCATATACCAATACACACAGGGGAAAGGCCACATTATTGtagcacctgtgggaaaacattcgcTCAGCCATCAAAGTTGAAGTCTCATATATTAATTCATAGTGGGGAGaggccatattcctgcatcacctgcgggaaaacattcactcagtCATCACGTTTGAAGCGTCATATAATAATCCACACTGGGGAGaggccatattcctgcatcacctgcgggaaaacattcactgagACATCACATTTGAAGCGTCATGTAAGAATCCACACTGGGGAGAAGCCACATTCCTAA